From the Cydia pomonella isolate Wapato2018A chromosome 23, ilCydPomo1, whole genome shotgun sequence genome, one window contains:
- the LOC133530662 gene encoding uncharacterized protein LOC133530662, translating into MEQQIVVKTEMQPNEEILLFYVDEEDGTTEHGVVTTIENIEQQQVAQLQEDNTYLVEQSSAPYEEPMEEDHAWAKDKWTDDETKRLLVFYVDNKTSFLGGATTKKHLWTVACKTMLSNKNHAACEMKLRNLKRKYTQLRIEQEKGFDVIWPYFQLSHQAFHDDKYVNAVLEEEKARMAPKPVVPARSNEDAGIVVVKKVNSKHAGDGNVEAMLNLYLKHKKISSHKVKQRNLWQNIALQIGTDDGDYWHKRFLNFKSNYVRLLEKRNLEGPESISWPYMKLFDQIYEGDEEFQKKHGPQKYQAPMRIEQYQQVPAESLEHIWNQTELTVLVKYYFDCYQEFQDKTIPNSFLWNEVGRLIDKNPDSCKAKYEELRAEHLGKYIEGGYEIRNRAPLAILFDNIICKDVQLEIATKSLRAAENDMWKTEELDELVQFFYDNVEVFKDSVCYFVCWAAISKKLRRTIAACRKQWKELTRLYKSILDDKKENPDMQIDWRYIELFDCIFVYGMDTHLLDGYEKLQDQEKESEKVGVKKVEIKSDDENEFDEIISEDEESYDERGFMKRSKRRPGESKSFKILEYYQKNKDKFNSPFRKKLALWEVLAKDIGISATQCAHRFRNLKQVYTKYVQREINKPEKPILWPYYAHCKKVFGYRAIKSKLRNGKKDTDDEEDWSAKEIKQLIVYFSQNFDDINSNLEDKSKWSALAAEIGKLEDACSDKLLELRKSYRKLKTMKTRNPDVKISWKYFNMFDEIYSAREDTSEIVQEIEINGDGYEELNFSDVKMEVQDDDFQCIIVIPEGQDINDMSNAQIIMSENGQMQPYIQVQTETQQTVKKWTKKTKKTLLIHYINYLRMNRGKEINATDMWKEISAKLNMSPLSCRKMFAKLKENHLQLADEVDPNKRKTPYYTLLEKIVAMKPKFVKTGQKKTIKGEKVYTDVALPDEKVQQALLYYLEHVGEFVSPKFENKYLWTELANHISEPLNNILRKINYLKQNFDSQTGKVAGEDTSFTDILREIVTKESALTSDIQNDPKPDQVEIKVREETWTDEETEQLLSWYLANLEKFKNPKFVRSYLWMEAADILQKSALVCSKKMTEVRTQYKTLIKESPEELNNWKFYDLCQKIYGTGKRNAESMMILDTTQNV; encoded by the exons ATGGAGCAGCAAATTGTGGTGAAGACGGAAATGCAGCCGAATGAGGAAATACTGCTGTTTTATGTAGATG AAGAAGATGGCACAACGGAACATGGAGTAGTGACAACTATTGAAAACATTGAGCAACAACAAGTAGCTCAGCTTCAAGAAGACAATACCTATCTGGTCGAACAATCCAGCGCTCCCTATGAAGAGCCAATGGAAGAGGACCATGCCTGGGCTAAGGATAAATGGACTGATGATGAAACTAAACGACTTCTAGTATTCTATGTTGACAATAAAACCTCTTTCCTAGGAGGagcaacaacaaaaaaacatcTATGGACTGTAGCTTGCAAAACTATGCTCTCAAACAAAAACCATGCAGCCTGTGAAATGAAGCTgcggaatttaaaaagaaagtataCCCAGTTGCGTATAGAACAAGAGAAGGGGTTCGATGTTATATGGCCGTATTTCCAACTAAGCCACCAAGCTTTCCATGATGACAAATATGTCAATGCTGTTTTAGAGGAGGAAAAAGCCAGAATGGCGCCTAAACCTGTAGTACCGGCTAGATCAAATGAAGATGCTGGCATTGTGGTCGTCAAGAAGGTAAATTCGAAACATGCAGGGGACGGAAATGTAGAAGCAATGTTAAACTTATACTTGAAACATAAAAAGATCAGTAGCCATAAagtaaaacaaagaaatttgtgGCAAAACATTGCTTTACAGATCGGTACAGATGATGGTGACTACTGGCATAAACGCTTTTTGAATTTCAAGAGTAACTATGTAAGGTTACTGGAGAAAAGAAACTTAGAAGGCCCAGAGTCTATTAGCTGGCCTTATATGAAACTGTTCGATCAGATTTATGAAGGAGATGAAGAATTCCAGAAAAAACATGGACCGCAGAAATATCAGGCTCCAATGCGTATAGAACAGTATCAACAAGTCCCAGCAGAATCTCTAGAACATATCTGGAATCAGACAGAATTGACTGTTCTTGTAAAAtactactttgactgctaccaAGAGTTTCAAGATAAAACCATTCCAAACAGTTTCCTGTGGAATGAGGTTGGACGCCTAATAGACAAAAATCCTGATTCTTGCAAAGCTAAATATGAGGAATTAAGGGCCGAGCATCTCGGGAAATATATTGAAGGAGGATATGAAATACGCAATCGAGCGCCACTTGCAATTTTATTCGACAATATAATCTGTAAAGATGTCCAGCTAGAAATAGCTACCAAGAGCCTTCGAGCCGCTGAAAATGACATGTGGAAAACTGAAGAGTTGGATGAGTTGGTACAATTTTTCTATGACAATGTTGAGGTTTTTAAAGATTCCGTTTGTTACTTTGTATGTTGGGCTGCTATCTCGAAGAAGCTGCGGAGGACTATTGCTGCTTGTAGAAAGCAGTGGAAAGAGTTGACAAGACTGTACAAGAGTATTCTGGATGATAAGAAGGAGAATCCTGACATGCAAATTGACTGGCGATATATTGAGTTGTTTGACTGCATATTTGTTTATGGAATGGATACGCATCTTCTTGACGGCTATGAGAAGTTACAGGATCAGGAGAAAGAGTCTGAAAAAGTTGGAG taaaaaaagttgaaatcaAATCGGACGACGAAAATGAGTTCGACGAAATCATATCCGAAGACGAGGAGTCGTATGACGAGAGAGGCTTCATGAAGCGCTCCAAACGTCGCCCCGGCGAGTCCAAGTCCTTCAAAATACTCGAATACTACCAGAAAAACAAGGATAAGTTCAACTCTCCTTTCCGTAAGAAGCTAGCTCTTTGGGAAGTCCTAGCTAAAGACATAGGCATTTCAGCAACTCAGTGCGCACATAGATTCAGAAACCTAAAACAAGTCTACACGAAATATGTCCAAAGAGAAATCAATAAGCCTGAGAAACCTATCCTGTGGCCGTATTACGCGCATTGCAAAAAAGTCTTTGGATACAGAGCCATTAAGTCCAAATTGCGCAATGGCAAGAAAGATACTGATGATGAGGAAGACTGGTCGGCTAAAGAAATTAAACAACTCATCGTTTATTTCTCGCAGAATTTTGATGATATCAACTCTAATTTGGAGGATAAAAGCAAATGGTCAGCTTTAGCCGCTGAAATCGGTAAATTGGAAGATGCTTGCAGCGATAAGTTGCTAGAACTGAGAAAATCTTACAGGAAACTTAAGACAATGAAAACTAGAAATCCTGATGTTAAGATCAGTTGGAAGTATTTCAATATGTTTGATGAGATTTATAGTGCAAGAGAAGATACGAGTGAAATTGTGCaagaaattgaaataaatggaGATGGATATGAAGAATTGAATTTTTCTGATGTTAAAATGGAAGTACaag acGATGACTTTCAATGCATAATCGTGATACCCGAAGGCCAGGACATCAATGACATGAGTAATGCACAAATAATTATGTCTGAAAATGGCCAAATGCAGCCGTACATACAAGTCCAAACAGAAACCCAACAAACAGTCAAGAAATGGACTAAAAAGACCAAAAAGACATTGCTGATACACTATATTAACTATTTGAGGATGAATAGAGGGAAAGAAATAAATGCGACAGATATGTGGAAGGAAATATCAGCCAAATTAAACATGTCTCCATTATCCTGTAGAAAAATGTTCGCAAAATTGAAAGAAAATCATTTGCAATTAGCTGATGAAGTCGATCCCAACAAAAGAAAGACACCATACTACACGTTACTTGAGAAAATAGTTGCTATGAAGCCTAAATTTGTTAAAACAggacaaaagaaaacaataaaaggGGAAAAAGTTTACACAGATGTTGCTCTACCTGATGAGAAAGTCCAGCAAGCGTTGTTATACTATTTAGAGCATGTAGGAGAATTTGTGAGTCCcaagtttgaaaataaatacctatggACAGAACTGGCCAATCACATCTCGGAGCCTTTGAACAAtatattaagaaaaattaaCTATTTGAAGCAGAATTTCGATAGTCAGACAGGAAAAGTTGCAGGAGAAGACacttctttcactgatattttaAGGGAAATCGTGACAAAGGAATCGGCTCTTACGAGCGATATTCAAAACGATCCGAAACCCGACCAAGTAGAAATCAAAGTAAGAGAGGAAACATGGACTGATGAAGAAACAGAACAGCTACTCAGCTGGTACCTGGCGAATTTAGAGAAATTCAAAAATCCAAAATTCGTTCGTAGTTACCTTTGGATGGAAGCCGCGGACATTCTCCAGAAAAGTGCTCTCGTTTGCTCTAAAAAGATGACTGAAGTTAGAACTCAGTACAAAACTCTTATAAAAGAAAGTCCTGAAGAATTGAATAATTGGAAGTTCTATGATTTGTGCCAGAAAATATATGGTACGGGGAAAAGGAATGCTGAGAGTATGATGATTTTAGATACGACACAAAACGTTTAG